GACCGTTTCTTCCAGGGCTGTTTCCGTGAACAACTGAATTTTTTTGTCCAGGGTCAGCACGATATCGTTTCCCCGCAGTTCCGCCTGTTTTTGTCTGTCAATATCCAGGATTCGACCGGTGCCGTCCCGCCGGACCCGGATGGTGACAGCGTGGCCTTCTAAAACGTCATTGTATTTGAACTCCAGGCCTTCCAGTCCCACGTCCTCTTTTCCGGTAAACCCCAGGACCTGAGCTGCCAGCTCCCGGTTGGGATAAAACCGCTTAAAGCTTTTCTGGAAATAGATGCCCGGCAGATTCAGGGCTCTCACCTTCAATGCCAGGTCCGGAGAGATGTTTTCCGCGATCAGGGCGTATCGGCTGTTTCTGGAAAATTTCTGCACCAGGTCTTCGACGTCCATCTCCAGCAAAGGGACCAGTGCCCGGGCGGTTTTCACTGGGGCTTCGATGCGTAACGGGTCTGCGATGACGGTCAACGCATCCAGGGTGGCACCCAGCTTGTTCCAGTGCCGGTCCAGAATCCGGCCCCGCTCCCCTTTGATGGTCAGATGCCGGGAATACCCGTTTTCCGCCCGTCTGGCATATTCGTCGGCTTTAAGGATCTGAATGTCAAAGGACTTGATACCCAGTCCTGTTAAAATGAGTATCAGAACCCCCTGGATGAACCGGATCCGATTGACAATTTTTTTTTGACCCGGGTCCGGCATCAGTCCTCCTCCTGTTCAAGAAAAAGGGTCTGATTGAACACATCTTCGGTCAGGCCCAGCTGGGAGCGGGCAATGCCGATGATGCGGGTGTCGGATTTGAGCCGGTCTCTCTCCAGGGTGAGTTCCCTTTGATAGGATAGCAGGTCGGACAACCGGGACTGGGCCAAAGATATTTCAAGGGTCACCTGGGTGGCGCCGGTTCTCACCCAGGCATGAAGCAGCAGTTCGCCAAACAGAACAGAGAGAATCACCACCCATTTCAAAGCGGAATCATTCATTTCATAGCCTTTCCGCCACTCTGAGCCGGGCGCTTCGGGCCATGGGATTTGCAGCAATTTCCTCGGGTGTGGGGGTGATTATTTTTTTTACAATCGATTTTATGACCGGTTGTTTGTGGCATACGCACCGGGGCAGGGTTTTGGGGCAGGTACACCCGGTTTCATAGGTTTTTAAATGCTGTTTGACAATGCGGTCTTCCAGAGAATGAAAACTGATAATACAGATTCGGCCGCCTTGGGTCAGCAGGTCCGGGACCTGTTCCATGAACCGGGTCAGATGATCCAGTTCCCGGTTCACGGCAATGCGCAATGCCTGAAATACGCGGGTGGCCGGATGTATTTTCGATGCGGCGGCCTGTGCTTTAGGGACGGTGTCCACAATGATCTGGCTCAATTGCCGGGTGGTTTTCAAAGGATGATCGGCCCGTTCCCGGACAATGGCCCCGGCAATGCGGCGGGAAAATTTTTCTTCCCCAAAGGAAAAAAACAGGTCCACCAGGGCTTGCTGAGAAAACGTATTTACAATGATTTCAGCCGTCATGTTCTGTCGGGTATCCATCCGCATGTCTAAAGGTTCATCCCGGTTGAAACTGAATCCCCGGTGTGCCTGGGTGATCTGGTTGAATGAAAAGCCTAAGTCCAGCACAATGGCGTTGACCCGGGGGATATCATGCTGATCCAGGATCGCTGAAAGGTGCGAGAAATTGTCATGAACCAGAATGATGTTCTGTTTGAACGGGTGCAGCACATTTCGGGCGTGGGCGATGGCATCCAGATCCTGATCGATTCCGATGAACAGGCCGTCCGGGAGAATGGCCTGTATGGTCGCACGGGCGTGTCCAGCCCCTCCCAGGGTCCCGTCCACACAGATATCTCCGGGTTTCAGGTTCTGGTACGCAAAGACTTCCGCCGGCATCACGGTCGTGTGATCAAACCCCATGGCTACAGCCCCAGGGAAGCAATTTCCTCCCTTACTTCCTCTTTTTCAAGTTCCTGCTCCATTTTCATATTTTCCTGGTCCCATCTTTCCCGGGCCCATATTTCAAACCGGTCCAAAACCCCCACTAAGACAATGTCCTTTTCAATGCCTGCATAAGTGCGCAGGCTGGGGGGAATTAAAATCCGGTCCTGTTTGTCACATTTCAACGGGCAGGCATTGCCCAGAAAAAACCGTTTGAATTTTTCCATGGCCGCGCTTTTGGCGGCCAGAATTTTTTTCTCCAGCTGCTTCCATTCATTGAAAGTGTAGGCATACAGGCATCCATCCTTGATGGAAACCACCACCCCGTATTCATCATCAGCCTTGAGCACGTCCCGGAACCTTGCCGGAATGATAATCCTGCCCTTTGGGTCGATGGTATGAAAGGAGCTTGATCGAAACATGTCTGTCGCCTGCCTTCCTGGTTTTGGGTAAAAGATCCACTTTCCTCCACCATTTAACACACTTTTGCTAAAATTCAGGCATAAGTCAAGAAAAAAAATCAGATCTATATAAAAAATACAGGATATGGGT
Above is a window of Desulfotignum balticum DSM 7044 DNA encoding:
- the rsmH gene encoding 16S rRNA (cytosine(1402)-N(4))-methyltransferase RsmH; this encodes MGFDHTTVMPAEVFAYQNLKPGDICVDGTLGGAGHARATIQAILPDGLFIGIDQDLDAIAHARNVLHPFKQNIILVHDNFSHLSAILDQHDIPRVNAIVLDLGFSFNQITQAHRGFSFNRDEPLDMRMDTRQNMTAEIIVNTFSQQALVDLFFSFGEEKFSRRIAGAIVRERADHPLKTTRQLSQIIVDTVPKAQAAASKIHPATRVFQALRIAVNRELDHLTRFMEQVPDLLTQGGRICIISFHSLEDRIVKQHLKTYETGCTCPKTLPRCVCHKQPVIKSIVKKIITPTPEEIAANPMARSARLRVAERL
- the mraZ gene encoding division/cell wall cluster transcriptional repressor MraZ, coding for MFRSSSFHTIDPKGRIIIPARFRDVLKADDEYGVVVSIKDGCLYAYTFNEWKQLEKKILAAKSAAMEKFKRFFLGNACPLKCDKQDRILIPPSLRTYAGIEKDIVLVGVLDRFEIWARERWDQENMKMEQELEKEEVREEIASLGL